The genomic window GCGAAGATGAGGTCGTCGTGGCACTCGGTGCAGAGGGCCGTGCCTTTGCGGGCGAGCTTGAACTCATGCTTGTTGTCCTTCCACACGTGGCAGCTCGCGCACTCTCCCGCGGCAACGGGCCCGTGCACCTCCTTCTTCTGGGGAAAGCCCGCGTGGCACGTGGCGTTGATGCACGGGGCCTTGGGCACAAGCTCTTTGGGCGGCTCGGCCCCGCGCGCCGCCAGCGCCGCGAGGGCCAGGGCAAACGCCAGGGGCGCGGAGGGCAGGGGGTGGCGGACCGGGGTCGTCATTTCCCTGGTTCCTTCTCCTCGGGGTTGGCGGCCTTGGTGGCGGTCTCGGGGTCGGGGCGGCGTGCGGCCGCGGCATGGGCGGCGGCGGTCTTGGCGATCTCGGTGCCGGGGGCCAGTGTCGCCACCCGCTCCCAGAGCTCCGCGGCCTTGGCCCGGTCGCCCGTCAGTTCGTTCACGACGGCCAGATTGTAGGTGGCCTGGACGTGTCCCGCGTGTTTCTGTAGGACGCGCTCGTACTCGATGCGGGCCTGGCCGAGGTGGCCCATCTCCTTGTAGCAGGTGCCCAGATCCGTGCGTGCGCTGAGATCCTCGGGGCGTTCCCGAAGCACGGCCAGGTAAAGCGGCACGGCACGGTGCGGGCGGTCCATGTCGTAGTAGAGGTTGGCCAGGGCGAGCCGCGCGTTGGTGTCGTCGGGGTGGGCGGCGAGGTGCTGGCGGAGGCCGATCTCCCGGAGCGCCAGCTCCTGGGCCTTGGCCGCCAGA from Planctomycetota bacterium includes these protein-coding regions:
- a CDS encoding tetratricopeptide repeat protein, translating into MRLIALIAAALLSLAGCDSTSTPQLPAKGVPQLPPLAAKAQELALREIGLRQHLAAHPDDTNARLALANLYYDMDRPHRAVPLYLAVLRERPEDLSARTDLGTCYKEMGHLGQARIEYERVLQKHAGHVQATYNLAVVNELTGDRAKAAELWERVATLAPGTEIAKTAAAHAAAARRPDPETATKAANPEEKEPGK